In Candidatus Electrothrix scaldis, the genomic window TTGATGACGCGCACGGTGGCGACTGGCACCGGCAAATATCTCTTCTTGCAGGGGAAAGTATAGACAGAGTCAAAGAAATACTCCCCCAGCTCACCCACGGTGCTTTTGCAGAAAACATCATCACAAGAGGCGTTGATCTTGCATCGCTTGCTGTTGGTGACACGCTACAAATAGGGACAGAGATTGTCCTTGAAATCACTCAAATTGGCAAAGAATGCCATGATGCAGGCTGTGCTATCAAAAAGGCAACAGGGGACTGCATTATGCCACGCGAAGGACTCTTCGCTCAGGTCCTCCAGGGAGGAGAGGCTAAGCCAGGCGACCAAGTGACATTGGTAAGCCAGGTGACAGCAGCGCAATCGATCTGACATTGTAACTGATGTTACGCACGCAAATAAAAGATCAAGGAGTTACGAGACAAGCAAAACGTAGAATCTGCCGATATTGCGTTTTAGCTGCATAACATCAGATTGTAAGAGCCACTTCTTTTTCTATCTCAAGCAGTAAACGAAAGTGAGGGAGTAAGGAGAGTTTCAATAAGGGGCAGAAGCAGACTACAAAAGAGTCCCAGCGCTACCAAAAAGTAGGCTGTAACATTACAATTTCGAAGAAATTTTTCTTATGGCAATTCGATAAAATTGACTTGACAATTCGATAAAATTGATCTTCATTAGGGTGGCAAAAAAACATTAACCGGACTGAAAAAAATCAACTGACAGATGACCACACAATCCGCTGAAAAATACCGTCTTGACGGAGACACCTTGCCTGAGGGATTCAGGCTGCCAGTATCAGACAACGAGGACGCCGATGAGTTTTTTGTAAACATTGGTCCTCAGCATCCCAGTACCCACGGGGTACTCAGGATCGTTGTTCGATTAAGCGGCGAGACCGTCGTAGAGGCCGTGCCTCATCTCGGCTATATCCATAGGGGTATCGAGAAGATGGCAGAGAACCAGACCTACATCCAAAACATTCACCTGACAGACCGCCTCGACTACCTGTCAGCCTTTTTCAACAACCTCTGCTTTTGCATGGCTGTTGAGCAGGCTATGGAGATCGGAGTGCCTGAGCGAGGCGAATACATACGAGTTATGATCTGTGAGCTCCAAAGGCTCCAGTCGCATTTGCTCTGGTGGGGTGTTATGGGGATGGACCTTGGTGCTTTTACCCCCTTCCTCTATGGTTTCAGAGAGCGTGAGATGATCACGGATATCTTTGAAGAGATGAGCGGGGGCCGCCTCACCGTGAACTTCTTCCGGCCCGGTGGTTCAGCATTTGATGCCACTGAGAACTTTATCCCCAGGATTAAAAAATTCATCAAGGCTATGTATAAGTCCCTTGATGAATACAACACCCTGCTTTCCGGTAATGTTATTTTCCTGGAAAGAACCCGAGGTGTTGGCATCCTGACCAGGGAAGAGGTCTTGGCCTACGGCTGCTCAGGTGCTGTCCTGCGCGGCTCAGATGTGTGCTACGACGTACGAAAAAATGACCCTTACTCCATTTATGATCAATTTGACTTTGATATTCCCACAAAGACAGAGGGTGACAGTTTAGCCCGCTATCAAATCAAAATGGAAGAAATGGCCCAATCCTTACGTATCCTGGAGCAGGCTGTTAAAAAATTCCCTGAGGGACCCTATCGCAGCCAACCCAAGGCCATCTATAAACTGCCCAAAGGCAGCTATTATAGTCAGGTTGAGACACCGAGAGGTATCCTGGGTACCTATATTGTCTCTGACGGCGGCACCAAACCTTATCGGGTGAAATACCGCTCGCCGAATTTTTCCAATCTCAGCGCTCTGAATCATGCCGCACAAGGCCTGAAACTTGCTGATTTGGTAACAATTATGTCCAGTATGGATTTTGTTATCCCGGATATGGACAAGTAAAGAGCAAAGAAAGAGAAATGAACATGTCAGCAGAAACACTATATCCGCTCCACAACGGCATCGGGAATATGGTGCGCAGCCTTTTCCCGGAAAGCGCCTTTATTATCAACCCGATCATCGGGTTAATTTCCCTTGTCGTCCTGGTTTCCTCCTTGGCCGCTGTCCTTATTCTGCTTGAGCGTAAGGTTGCAGGGCATATGCAACTGAGGCATGGACCTATGCGGGTAGGATATCATGGTATCCTTCAGCCTTTGGCCGACGGCGTCAAGCTGATCTTTAAGGAGATCATGCAACCCAAGGGTGCAGATACCTTTATTTTTTATCTAGCCCCAGTCCTCCCCTTGACAGCCACCTTCCTGGTCATGACCATCATGCCCTTTGATCACCACCTGCAATTGGCAGATCCCTCAGGTGGCGTACTCTATATTATTGGTGTATCAGGACTTAGCGTCTTGGGTATCCTTTTAGGAGGCTGGGCCTCAAATAATAAGCTCTCCCTTCTTGGCGCAATGCGCTCCGGTGCCCAGATGATCTCCTTTGAGGTCTCTTTAGCTCTGATTATGCTCCTGATCGTTATGTTATCAGGTTCAGCCTCCTTACGGGGAATTGTTCTTTCCCAGGAAGGACTGATCTTTGATTGGTGGATCTTTAAATTCCCCTTTCTCGGTATCCTCTCCTTTTTCATGTACTTGATAGCCTCCACAGCAGAACTCAACCGTACCCCTTTTGATCTGGCAGAGGCAGAGTCTGAATTATCAGCAGGTTATCACACAGAGTATTCTGGAATGGGCTTTGCCATGTTCTTTTTTGCCGAATTTGTGAACATGTTCGTATCGGCAGGACTGGCAACCACCCTTTTTCTGGGAGGCTTTCATCCCCCTCTGATCGGTATTTCAATTATTGATGGGCTGCTGAATCTTCTTCCAGGTTTTGTTTGGTTCTTCGGCAAGACGTTCTTCATTGTCTTTGTGTATATGTGGTTTCGCTGGACCTTTCCAAGGGTCAGAATTGATCAGCTTATGTCTCTGGAATGGAAAATGCTGCTGCCCTTGAATCTGCTGCTGCTCACGCTTGGAGCTGTTTTCATGATGCTGGGATGGGCAGGTTGATTCCATGTACTGCGCATACACGTTCCAATCAGTGAGCCAATAAACTGAATCTATCCATAACTATGAAAGCAACCATCCCTAAAGAAAACCTGCTGGACTACAGCAGTCGCTACCTGCGTAAAGTTTTTACGGGATTCTATTCTCTGATACAGGGAATGGAAATCACCATAAAATACTTTTTGAATCCAAAGACGGTCATTACCCAGCAGTACCCGGAAAACCGGGATACCCTGGAAATGTTCGAGCGTTTTCGTGGGCCGGTTTCCATGCCCCACGATGAAAAGGGTCAGAATGCCTGCGTTGCCTGCGGCATCTGCGAGAAGGCCTGCCCTAACGGTTCAATCTCCGTCCTAACAACCAAAGACCTGAGCGGACGTAAGGTCTTAGGGAAATATGTCTATCGTATGGCACAATGCGCCTTTTGCGGGCTCTGTGTAGAGTCCTGCCCCTTTGATGCTATTGTCCTGACAAGAGATTTCGAACTTTCCGTCTATAATCGGAATGAATTAACCTGGGTGCTCAACACGCCTCAAATAGAACAAGAGGAGAATGCTAATGACTGATATTCTCTTTTATACTATGGCAGCCCTCCTCGTCATGCTGTCATTTTTTGCTGTGAGCCTGCCCAACCTTTTACATAGTGCCACAGCTCTGATTGGTTCCTTTATTATCACAGCTGTGCTGTACATCATGCTCCAGATCGAAATACTGGCCCTGGCGCAGATCATGCTGTATATCGGAGGTATCGTGGTGTTCATGCTCCTTATTATCCTCCTGACCAGCGGTTTGGGTGGAGTTGATGATAAGCTCGGCAAAATCACCATAGGAAAATGGATAAGCAAGGGTGCTATAACAGCACTCCTGTTCACAGGCCTCTTGTATTTCTTCACGGAAAATAGTTCGCGTCTCCTGGATACTGGGGCTTCCAAAACAGCGTCGCTCACCATAGATCAGATTGGTATCCGTCTTCTCTCTCCTGAAAACGGCTTTATCGTCCCCTTTGAGGTGGTATCCCTGCTCCTGCTTGCAGCCTTGGTTGGAGCTGTTGTCATTGCCCGCAAAGATACTGAAAAAAAGGAGGACCTGTCATGACCCTTTCCCATTGCATAGCACTTTCCTTAATCCTGTGCGGCATCGGTTTATTCGGTATGCTCACGCGCCGGAACCTGTTAGGTATCCTGCTCTCTGTAGAGGTTATCCTGAACGGGGCAAATCTTAACTTTGCTGCCTTTGCCCATTTTAAAGCAGCAGATCCGGTTGCCGGTGCGATATTCCCGATTTTTGTCATGGCGGTTTCAGCCTGTGAAATCGCGGTAGCCCTGGCAATCATCCTGTCCATGTACCGTCGCAAAAAACGTCTTGATGTGTATCGGCTGGAGGAACTCAATGGCTGATTTTATTTTTTCCCATAGTTATCTGATCCTGCTCTGTCCTTTACTCAGCTTTGTCCTGATTGGACTGGGGTATCTTCGCTCGGACAATAAATTTGTCAGTAAATTTGCCATTACACTGTCGGCAATTTCTCTGAGCTACGCCTTGCTCACTGCCCTGACCTATCTTATTTCGGTCATGGGGCACCACGGGCTTCCGTATCCAGAAAAAATTGCTCTGGATGGTGCATGGCTTAATTTCACCCCCACCTTGACCGCCAATATGGGCATCTATCTTGATCCCATATCAGTCATGATGCTGGTAGTGATCACGGTCATCTCCCTGCTGGTGAATATCTATTCGGTAGGATATATGAAGGGTGATCCAAGCTTCAACCGCTTTTTTGCCTTGCTGGCTCTGTTTTCCTTTTCCATGCTCGGCTTGGTTGTATCCAGCAATATTCTTCAGATGTTTGTCTTCTGGGAATTGGTTGGTGTATCCTCCTACTCTCTGATTGGATTTTGGTACGAAAAGCCTTCGGCAGTGGCGGCTTCGAAAAAGGCCTTCATAATGACCCGCTTTGCAGATGCCTTTTTTCTCCTGGGTATTCTGTTGGTCAGCTTTCAAAGCGGAAGTTTCAGTTTCCAGACCCTGAACAGCCCGGAGACAGCTGCCCTGCTCAATAAGAACTTTATCTTTGCAGGCATGTCTATCAATATGCTAACCCTGGGTACCCTGCTGGTCTTCTGCGGTGGTTGGGGTAAATCAGCTATGTTTCCGCTCCATGTTTGGCTGCCTGATGCTATGGAAGGGCCGACACCGGTTTCCTCTATCATCCATTCAGCAACAATGGTTGTGGCTGGTGTCTATCTAACAGCGCGTATGTTCCCGCTCTTTGCTGCTGCGGAAACAACCCTGTTCGTTATCCAGTGTATTGGTGCATTCACTGCCCTGTTTGCAGCGGTTATCGCCATCACCCAGATGGATATTAAACGCATACTCGCCTTCTCCACCCTGTCCCAGTTAGGTTACATGATCTTTTCACTGGGTGCAGCGAAAGTTTGTGTAGAAGGCGGCGGACATCATGAGGCTTCAGTGAACCTGCTGGGCTACTCAGCAGCCATGTACCACGTTTTCACCCACGCCTTCTTTAAATGCATGCTCTTCCTTGGAGCCGGTGCTATCATCCATGCGGTGCATAGCAACGACATCATGAAGATGGGTGGTCTGAAATCTCTGATGCCAAAGACCTATTGGTCCTTATTCGCAGCCTGTCTGGCCATTGCTGGCGTGTTTCCCCTCAGTGGCTTCTGGTCAAAAGATGCTATCCTCTTGTCCGCCCTCCAGTCAGGTCATTACATCACCTTTCTTGTTGGCTTAGTGACTGGTGGTTTGACAGCATTTTACATGTTCCGCTTCTTCTTCCTCATTTTTCATGGCGAAGCTCGTTCCGAGCTCCATCATGTCCATGAAGATCCGTGGATGACTTGGCCAATTGTGTTTCTGACTATCCCGACCATCTTTGCCGGTTTGCTGGAGCATTTCTTTGTTCACCGGGTTATTCCGCCCCATTTTGAAGAAGCTGCACATTTTGCTCATCCCGGCTGGTTACCGTGGCTTGCGACCTTGGCTGCATTCCTCGGTATCGGTGGTGCCTGGGTACTTTACGGCAAAGGAAAAACAGAAGCTGCGACAAGCCTGAAAAGGCTCTTTGGCCCGCTGTATACGATTGTCTATAACAAGTTTTACATGGATGAAGTGTGGCTTTTCTTCACCCACACAGTCGTCTTCTCCTATATTGCTGCACCAATCAAATGGTTTGACCGCAAGGTTGTTGATGGCAGTATGGACCTCACAGGTTGGATCCTGCAAGTAGGTGGAAAAGGCGTACGACTTGCACAATCCGGGCAATTGCAGTTCTACCTTGGTGCCACGGTCATTGGATTAATTGTCTTCCTTTTCTTAGGATAAATAATTTACCGTACTCTACGACTGCGCCGGACTTCATCGCTGAACGACTTGGTTCATAGCTGCTGACAAAGGAACAGAAAATGAACATAAAAAAATGTTCTCTCGTTTTTATCCTGCTCGGATGCCTGAGCTTTACCGGCTGTTGCCACGCGCCAACTGGTCTCCAGCCCGAGGCACCGGAGCAGGAGAAAACTTTTCCTCAAACTCCTCGCAACAGCAAACCTGCAACCAAGAAGGTAAAGAATGTTATTTTGGTGATTGGAGATGGTATGGGCCCTCAGCAATTGGGCCTCCTGCTGACTTATGCCAGGCAGGCACCACACTCAGTCATTCCAAAGAGAACAACCGCATTCGACAGAATGATGAATAACGGCGCAGAGCTCGGGCTTTCCATGACCCATGCAGCCAATGTCTTAGTGACAGACTCTGCGGCCTCTGGAAGCCAACTGGCCACTGGAGTAGCAAGCGGCCCCGAGATGCTTGGCGCTGATGCGGATGGTAATCCCACCAGCACTATCCTGGAGCAGGCTGAAAAAATGGGTAAATCCACAGGAATTATTTCAGATACCTGGTTAACCCATGCAACACCTGCTGCTTTTGCAGCGCATCAACCGCATCGCAGTTTAGAAAATGCCATAGCTGTAGATTTGCTGAACTCTGGTGCAGATGTCATGCTGTCAGGAGGACTGAGCCGGTGGGTACCGAAAGCAGCAAATGATGCTGACTCTGCGGTGCATCAAGAGCTGGTGCAAATGACCGAGGGTGCGTTTGCTATCAAATCAAAACGAAAAGACGAACGCAACCTCCTCAAGGAAGCCCGGAAAAAAGGTTACACCCTGAGCTTTACCAAGGATCAGCTGGCGGAAGCGAAGGGGAAAAAAGTCCTGGGGCTCTTTTCCTCCTCAGCTATGGATAATGCCATTAAGGCCAATAAAGCTAAGGATGATCCAGAGAGAGCCATACCAAGTCTGCGGGAAATGACTGCAAAAGGTTTGGAACTGCTTGCTCGAAACAAGAAAGGTTTCTTCCTGATGGTTGAGGCTGGTCAAATTGATTGGGCAGGTCATGCCAATGATACCGGCTTATTGCTTCAGGAGATGATCAAGCTGAACAATACCTTGGAATATATCCTGGACTGGACAGCAAAGCGCGACGATACCTTACTCCTTGTCACGGCTGACCATGAAACCGGAGGCTTTAGCTTCAGCTATTCAGGGAATGATTTACCCCAGCCAGTCAATCTGTCTGGTTCCCTGTTTAAGAACAGAAGCTTCCAGCCTGGATATAACTTCGGTAATCCGCAGGTGCTGGACAAGCTGTATAAACAGCAACTGAGCTATAAGGATATATTTCTCCAATTCGCTGCCTTACCTGCATCTGAGCAGAAGCCAGCAAAATTGGCAAGCTTAGTAAATAAGAATACAGAATTTAAGATCACGGAAGCACAAGCTGCCCGTGTTCTCGAAAGTGAAGAAAATGCCTATTATGTAGAAGGGCATAAAAAACTCGGCTTTAAAAAAGTGCCAAAAATTGATGTTAATGACGCTTTTTTTGTTACCAATAGCAATGGAGCTCGTCTTAACCTTTTGGCCATGGAAGTGGCCACACAAC contains:
- a CDS encoding MOSC domain-containing protein, with the translated sequence MATIEAICISKKKGIPKSPIPQATFQVGFGILDDAHGGDWHRQISLLAGESIDRVKEILPQLTHGAFAENIITRGVDLASLAVGDTLQIGTEIVLEITQIGKECHDAGCAIKKATGDCIMPREGLFAQVLQGGEAKPGDQVTLVSQVTAAQSI
- a CDS encoding NADH-quinone oxidoreductase subunit D, with translation MTTQSAEKYRLDGDTLPEGFRLPVSDNEDADEFFVNIGPQHPSTHGVLRIVVRLSGETVVEAVPHLGYIHRGIEKMAENQTYIQNIHLTDRLDYLSAFFNNLCFCMAVEQAMEIGVPERGEYIRVMICELQRLQSHLLWWGVMGMDLGAFTPFLYGFREREMITDIFEEMSGGRLTVNFFRPGGSAFDATENFIPRIKKFIKAMYKSLDEYNTLLSGNVIFLERTRGVGILTREEVLAYGCSGAVLRGSDVCYDVRKNDPYSIYDQFDFDIPTKTEGDSLARYQIKMEEMAQSLRILEQAVKKFPEGPYRSQPKAIYKLPKGSYYSQVETPRGILGTYIVSDGGTKPYRVKYRSPNFSNLSALNHAAQGLKLADLVTIMSSMDFVIPDMDK
- the nuoH gene encoding NADH-quinone oxidoreductase subunit NuoH, which gives rise to MSAETLYPLHNGIGNMVRSLFPESAFIINPIIGLISLVVLVSSLAAVLILLERKVAGHMQLRHGPMRVGYHGILQPLADGVKLIFKEIMQPKGADTFIFYLAPVLPLTATFLVMTIMPFDHHLQLADPSGGVLYIIGVSGLSVLGILLGGWASNNKLSLLGAMRSGAQMISFEVSLALIMLLIVMLSGSASLRGIVLSQEGLIFDWWIFKFPFLGILSFFMYLIASTAELNRTPFDLAEAESELSAGYHTEYSGMGFAMFFFAEFVNMFVSAGLATTLFLGGFHPPLIGISIIDGLLNLLPGFVWFFGKTFFIVFVYMWFRWTFPRVRIDQLMSLEWKMLLPLNLLLLTLGAVFMMLGWAG
- a CDS encoding 4Fe-4S binding protein, with product MKATIPKENLLDYSSRYLRKVFTGFYSLIQGMEITIKYFLNPKTVITQQYPENRDTLEMFERFRGPVSMPHDEKGQNACVACGICEKACPNGSISVLTTKDLSGRKVLGKYVYRMAQCAFCGLCVESCPFDAIVLTRDFELSVYNRNELTWVLNTPQIEQEENAND
- a CDS encoding NADH-quinone oxidoreductase subunit J — translated: MTDILFYTMAALLVMLSFFAVSLPNLLHSATALIGSFIITAVLYIMLQIEILALAQIMLYIGGIVVFMLLIILLTSGLGGVDDKLGKITIGKWISKGAITALLFTGLLYFFTENSSRLLDTGASKTASLTIDQIGIRLLSPENGFIVPFEVVSLLLLAALVGAVVIARKDTEKKEDLS
- the nuoK gene encoding NADH-quinone oxidoreductase subunit NuoK — encoded protein: MTLSHCIALSLILCGIGLFGMLTRRNLLGILLSVEVILNGANLNFAAFAHFKAADPVAGAIFPIFVMAVSACEIAVALAIILSMYRRKKRLDVYRLEELNG
- the nuoL gene encoding NADH-quinone oxidoreductase subunit L — encoded protein: MADFIFSHSYLILLCPLLSFVLIGLGYLRSDNKFVSKFAITLSAISLSYALLTALTYLISVMGHHGLPYPEKIALDGAWLNFTPTLTANMGIYLDPISVMMLVVITVISLLVNIYSVGYMKGDPSFNRFFALLALFSFSMLGLVVSSNILQMFVFWELVGVSSYSLIGFWYEKPSAVAASKKAFIMTRFADAFFLLGILLVSFQSGSFSFQTLNSPETAALLNKNFIFAGMSINMLTLGTLLVFCGGWGKSAMFPLHVWLPDAMEGPTPVSSIIHSATMVVAGVYLTARMFPLFAAAETTLFVIQCIGAFTALFAAVIAITQMDIKRILAFSTLSQLGYMIFSLGAAKVCVEGGGHHEASVNLLGYSAAMYHVFTHAFFKCMLFLGAGAIIHAVHSNDIMKMGGLKSLMPKTYWSLFAACLAIAGVFPLSGFWSKDAILLSALQSGHYITFLVGLVTGGLTAFYMFRFFFLIFHGEARSELHHVHEDPWMTWPIVFLTIPTIFAGLLEHFFVHRVIPPHFEEAAHFAHPGWLPWLATLAAFLGIGGAWVLYGKGKTEAATSLKRLFGPLYTIVYNKFYMDEVWLFFTHTVVFSYIAAPIKWFDRKVVDGSMDLTGWILQVGGKGVRLAQSGQLQFYLGATVIGLIVFLFLG
- a CDS encoding alkaline phosphatase — its product is MNIKKCSLVFILLGCLSFTGCCHAPTGLQPEAPEQEKTFPQTPRNSKPATKKVKNVILVIGDGMGPQQLGLLLTYARQAPHSVIPKRTTAFDRMMNNGAELGLSMTHAANVLVTDSAASGSQLATGVASGPEMLGADADGNPTSTILEQAEKMGKSTGIISDTWLTHATPAAFAAHQPHRSLENAIAVDLLNSGADVMLSGGLSRWVPKAANDADSAVHQELVQMTEGAFAIKSKRKDERNLLKEARKKGYTLSFTKDQLAEAKGKKVLGLFSSSAMDNAIKANKAKDDPERAIPSLREMTAKGLELLARNKKGFFLMVEAGQIDWAGHANDTGLLLQEMIKLNNTLEYILDWTAKRDDTLLLVTADHETGGFSFSYSGNDLPQPVNLSGSLFKNRSFQPGYNFGNPQVLDKLYKQQLSYKDIFLQFAALPASEQKPAKLASLVNKNTEFKITEAQAARVLESEENAYYVEGHKKLGFKKVPKIDVNDAFFVTNSNGARLNLLAMEVATQQQAVWSTGTHTATPVLVFAQGAGKSAFRKIMHHTELSRYAINALMNN